The DNA window TTCATTACTACACAAATATAGATACGCTTCCATAAAACGTGTTTGGAGCGTCTCCGCATGGACCGTGTCATAATAGGTAGATACGAATTGTTAAGCCTGTCTAAAAGATATAAGACGTTTTATAGACACCCTAGAATTCATGCCTAAGCCTGTATACACGCTTTCATAGGCACATTTGCATTCATGTCTACTAGTATAGATACTTTGTATTTCTGCAATTCATTGCATATTTAATAAATTAGGCAGCTGTTAGATTTTTTTACTAATATTGTATCAAATCTATTAGCACAGAAGTGGCATCCAATATAAATTCTACTGAAACAATCTTCAAAGGTGAAAATTCCAATCAAATTGCATTGCAAGTATTGTCGCACATATTCTGGTACAAATGATCATATATCTCTACAAATAAAATGGAAATATAACCAATGACTAAATTTTCCCTATGATACATTCAATCTTTATACATTAATATATCAGATTCTCTTTTCTCCTCACATTCTAGAATCTTAGCAGATAACAAGTTCCATTAGCCTGACATCTTCAAATGAAACCGCCTTCAACCAATAACCAGGATCTTTTGTTCTATGAACTTGCAGATATCTATCCTGCATGAAAAAGAAACTATGTTATAATCAATACACGCATTCATGTATATATCTTGTCAAGGCCATTTCTAACTGTCGTTAATTGACAAGTATAGTACGTGTTTACAAAAAATAGCTCATTAATTCAGAAACTATATTAAACAAGCACTTGCCTGAGCAGTATTTGAACTATAGCAGAAAACAAAGATGCATTCTGTAACATCCCGTGATTTTCACGAAATGTTTTACATCAAAAATTGcaaatttcaaaaactttttcgTTCATGTGCTAATAGCTAGAATTCCATATAAGTTTGACCTCTTTCTATCCCAAATTCTTAGTAATACTAAATGAATTTGAGATAAGGACCGTAATGTTAGTGTAAAATGATTTGGAGTTATAGGGATTTAATTGAATATACCTCGTTCCAATATTTTTGaatggttttgtttgaaattgtgtgaaaattaatttgaattgagccattcaaattaatttcaaaagctaACTTAAACCTCCCTAACCTAACCCTCTAGCAGCCCAGCTCGCCAGCAGGCCAAGCCACCCGGCCTACCTCGCGCGGCCTGTTAGCCGGCCTAGCACCGCATGGCCCACGTTGGCCTGCTAGCCCCGCCTCGCTTCGCGCCCCATTCCGGCCTGCTCATCCCACCCTGCGCGCCGGCCCGACACCGCCCTACCTCCCTCACCACTGCCACTGCCATCCTGACCCACGCTTCAGCCGCGCCTCCCTtgttcccctttctcttcctcctcgtcgCTTTATCGCtcgacggccgccgcccgcgcgcgccctccCTCGCTATGCGATAGCAGAGAGAAATGGCCGCGCCCTGACCGCTCGCGTCACCCACACGCCCCGCTTGACCGCCCGTGGCTGCCTACGCGCCCCCgaaaaccctagccccgctcccGCAACCGCCGGATGCGTGCCGCGTGTCCGTGGCACGGAAGCCAAGCATCGCCGCCGCCCCTACGCACCCAAGCCTTAGCGCCGCGCGTATAAGGAGCCCTAGCCGCTGCGCCTCGAGAACCCTAGCCACCCCAAGGTCTTCCCCTTTTCCGCCGATGCCACCAAGAAGGGAAAGGGAgaagagaaggaggaggagcgcgaggaggaggcCATCGTCGCCGATGCCGCCAGGGGGACTTCGACGAGCCTGCGCCTGTACGCCTACACCAACGTAGCCACGCGGCACCGCACGGCCTCACCCCACCTACGTCGACCCACACCCGCACCAAGGCCCTCGCCTACGAGCCCGAGCAGTGAGCGCCACCGCTCGCTTCCCGTGACCCTCCTTGCTGCTGACAAGCCTTGGCCATCGATGAACCCTCTCCAGAGCCCTAGGATCCCCGTCCCCTTGTACCGACCTTCATGCTATATGTCTTGCAGGGGCTGCGCCGACACCGGTGTACCCCTGCAGCCCGACACTGCCGCGGCCCGGCTTGCTGGAGCACCGCATGCGTCGCGGCCGCGTTGCGACCTTAGTTAGGCCGAGGACTCGCACGCGCGCTCACCCCACCAGATGCGTCGCCGCCTCGCCTTGAacttgccgccgccgcgccatggCCATGGTAAACGCGCACGTCCCTGCAATGTCACGGTGTGGCGCACGCGGGTGCCTTTACGGCATTTGGCCGAGCACCTCGCGGGCGCCCATGCCACACACACCCCCACGCGCCCAGGAACACACGCACCCACACACGAGTAGAGACCACACCCGATCTGAACCCTGCTACACTGGATCCGGTCTGAGATCGACAAACAGGACCCACCTGACAGCGACAGGAAGACGCCGACGCGTGGGGCTGCTTTGCCAGTGAATGAGGAGGTGAAGGAGAAAGAGAAACAGGCTGGACCGGGCCAGAAGACAAGCGGCCCACCTCGAAGATGATCCAGCCTGCTTCTTCCCCTCCCTGAGCTAGCCTATTTCGATCGAGCTGACCTGCAAGCCGCAGGCAGAGCCGATCTCCGAGCTAGCCTAGCGAGTCGAGCCGAGCCGTGTTGGGTCAAGCTGAGCCGACCAAATACTTTGAGCCCAAGAGCTTGAGcccccttccttctctttttaTTTTAACCCCAACCTGACCTATGGGTCCCACCTATCGGTGAGACCCAGTGGCTAACCTATGGCCCTGCTAGACCCTTGACTGCTAGACCCTTGACCAGTTAACCATTGACTGGTCAGTGTTGACCAGTCAACGCTGACATCAGCAAGGCCACTCCTAACGTTAGCTAGATCTGACCCcagtgacgtcatgctgacgtcactctacgtggcacgccctggtgctgccacatGTCACTGCTAAGTGTTTTCCTTTtccaaaattcttttattaattttaaaaataggttTTTTCTTagaaattcataataaatcaaccgaacctccgaaaattatgaaactagtttcataattcttctaaaattaTGAACTacccgttagagtaggttttgatATGAATTGGATCTTATTTCATAACTTTTGtacacttttgcactttggcccTTGCCCTTACATGTATTTACGAATATGACCCGACTACGAAGAGCTGACCGATGGCTAGGACCACCCGGAGGCCTAGGACTACGAAGAGCCGctaggttcacgcccatcttcATTTTGAATACCTATTAGACATTACTTGCTGGATTTGCTATTTCTCCATGATGTGTTGTGATGAAATGAACTGCATAGCCTATTTATTTATCTGATTTCCTTGCTATCCTATACACttgatatacatatatatatatatatatatatgaaatgccttgctaCGCTTTGCATGTGTAGGTGTGGGAATGGATGAATAGTCTTGGTGTGAGTGGAGTTACACTTACGAGGAGTTGGTGCATAGGGCTTTTCAGCCGGAAGCGAGCGAACTTAACTCGATcttggatcgagggcttggggtgtgtatcttggcacacacTACGGAGTACCTATGGCGGTTACAACTTTGTGGTTACTTGGTTGAGGAGTTGGGTCACCCGTAATGGGTGCAGTTGTGGACTATTGCTGTGGAGACGCATGTGACGAAGATGCTCACTTTGGCAATTGAGGACCGGATGAGAGTAACTATGATATGTGGGActatgttaagcgtgcacaccacttacccattatgatggtgggcccggtccggagcTAGCAAGtacggtaccaagccggtaggaggatcgagtatcgtgCAGTGGGAGGAGGTGCcaacctcacgttccccgagacgcaatGGAGGCTttacagtcccggggcgacctcttgcaggaggatgcgcccaagatcTGGGAAAGATGAATGGTACCGAGGCTACTAGTGTCTATTTCAGTAGACTGGTGTCTCGTCGTCTAGTTGGTTGATCCCCGGCTGGCTttgattcgagtgggtccaggtgtacaactcttgcagggtgaaaactatataTATAGTCGCGTCCTTGGTTATGGACAATCCTACTCTTCTATTGCTCTTATTAGGTAGTGCTACTCATGTTTTCTATGTCCCTTTAGTGATGACTTCCTGCCTGGGGCAGTTGAGGTGCGAGGAGCGGGAGTCCTCACaccgacttggtggttttggaaggtgtgtgttggaccgggagtccgggatgCCGGGATGGCCCGAGTTCGGAGTTTGGGAGATGATATGCTTAATGATGcgcatgcataggaaaccccagctttTCCTTGAACTTTTGTTATACCCTTAGTATAGTCCACTTTAAAACTTGCATATGGTGACGTGGACCTAtaccattccttggggatagtctggtacgatgcaggatccgacccggaGTTCAACCCCAACGATAATGGTTGGTACGATTAAAGCCCGTGCTACGCTCGAGTTTGCCTGTGGTGGAGATTCCAAAAGATGAAGGATGGACCAGAAGCCTAGCTACTGTTTCCCATTTTCTATCTGTTCATTTTCTGTCTGTTCGCTTTAGCCCGAGAGGTTTGTAATGAACCTCATAATATAGATcctatggatttatgtaataaatTAAACCCATGTTTGATCTTATGCGAGGgatgactatgatattatgtctgaaatgagttctgtatctgatagcgcttgatccagagACTATCACAAtaatacagggagtcggattcttgATTCGagaatccggttcgtttcacaTTCCAAGCTGCTGTGAATAATACACTTCTGTTGTCTTGCAGCCACAGCAGGGGGATTCAGCTCAAGTTATTCAGATTACTCTGAATATGCAGGAAAAGGATTAATTAACATCACAAGGCGAGAGAAGAATCTTGAATGAACTAGACCAAAATTCGTGTTGCACTGCATCTAAATGTAAAACAGTTCACCATGCATAAATGAAAGAAACAAGCCTCTGAGAAATTTCTTTTAACACAGGAATCTTGAGTAAAGTATATGAACTACAGATAGAAATTTATAGCCGACAATGAATCAAATCAAGTATCCAACATACAGGGTTTTCAATCCGTTATGGACTGTCAGCTGGAGAAAAAGTACACATAGTACAATTAAAGTAATTTTGTTCATATGTATAAACCTTGAGTCCATTATGCAATACAAAGTTACAGACATACAGTAAACTGAAGTTTTTCCACTTTCACTGAGAAAAAAATGCAGCAGCCCTAATAACATAACAAGAAAGTCGGAATTCATACACCAAAACCCATCCATCAATCCTTCATCTCGTATTCCATGATTGATAAACATATTTTAATTCTTTTCTTTGAAAGGATAACACATTTTAGTTCTTATGAAACAATCTCCATTGCTTAAAAAAAAAAGTAAGAAAGGCACGGTGTCACTCAATCGGATGAAAATTATTGAACTGCCTGATGCAGAATCTTTGATGGCTCAAAAACTGTCTGAGTTGATGAGTTTTGATCTAAGATGACATGTATGTTGTTGAAATCAAACTAGAGGGTTATGCTAGTAGTATTGTTGGCATCCATCCATAAGAAAGTATTCTTGACGTTGTGCTTCTGAGTAATATTCCATGCTGAAGTTTGCATCCTTCAAAGACTTTGTTTGCGCGACAGCCTGCACTGGAGGCTCATACCTCTTGGATGGTGCATGAGGAGGCACTAGCTCTTGGTCCATGCTTGGCAATTTCTGGCATGTCTTAGATGGCTGATGGGCATGCCATGCTACCTGTGAAGGGGGTTGTGACGACACCTGTGCAGGTGGTGGCTCATCATGCGCCTTGTTGGATGGCAAACAAGAAAGAACTGTCTTTTTAGACTGTGCCAATGGATCATGGACCTTAGATGGTACTGGAGGATGAGCAAGCGTAGGCGCCACAGCAAGGATTGGAGTCTCATTCCTCTTGGATGCCACATGAGGAAGCATTGACTGTTGGTTCATGGATGGCAAATTCTTGTATGTCTTTGATGGTTGACGGGCAGGGTAAACTGCCTGAGCCGGGGGTTGTGATGTTAAATCTGATAGCGATGGTTCATCAAACACATCGGTGTGAAGAACTGCTTGTTCAGATTGTTGCAGTGGGTTATGAACCTTAGATGGTGCCGGAGTAGGTGCATGCATAGGCACCAATGTCGGCACTATAGTTTCGTGCCTCTTGGATGGTACTTTCGGAGATTTCATCTGTTGGTTTGTGATGGATGGCGTCTGGTATGTGTTACGCGCCTGACTGGCAGAACGGTCTGCTTGTGGAGGGGTTTGTGACATCACTGGCTCATGCTCTTTGGTTAATGGAACATGAGAAGGTATCATCTGTACTGACTGCGGCAGCGGGTCATATGCCTTCGATGGCGGAGTTGAATGAAACGACGACGATGGCTGTTGTGTCACCGGTTGTGGCACATTGTACTCCTTGGAGGGCGATGCATGTGATGGAGGAGTCGCCGAAGGCCATGCCGGTTGGTCCATTTTTGGTGGTGGCAGATAATATGCTTTGCCGTTTGGCACATGCGGTGAAGAAGTTGTCCCCGGATGCTGCAGGTTATACACAATAGTTGGAGGCAGTGCCGGTGCTGGCAAAGGCGGTGGCATTTGATCAGATGATTTGTGAGGTACCAGTTGCCCTGGTGGATGCAACACCGTTACCACTTGTGTTTCTGGCTGGGTCGGTTGTGGATATAGTGGTGGCGGCTGACATTCAGGGTCGTTGGCACTGCCGCAGCAGAACCAGAAATCACAGGAGAGGATAAAAGACATGCTGAATTTGCTGAGCTGAGTGGTTTGCACTATGATTTCTCAAGCTACCTGCAGCAGGCCCTGCAGCAACCTCTTGAATATGCTGAGTGGTTTGCACTATGATGTCCAATAACTGgtgggttatatatatatatagggaagCACGCAAAATATCTAGCTAGCATTTTGCATGTTAAGCATAGGAATATATTAATTCGCTGGTATTACTTTACATTTACTTGACCTCCTGAACATCGACAGGCCTTCAGTTAGGTCAGATTCTGTCTCTCCCACTCTTGCAGTATTCCCAAGTAATCGTGCAATAAATATTTAATCATGTTTTTGGTAGAAATAGCATGATGGAAATTCTTCCTTGAAGTCACAAAGATTTCTACCTTTTGACAAATCCATGTTGCAAGTCATGCATCAGGGGAAAAAGTATCCTCTCCTACGAGCAATGCTTTGGGACATTAATAGTACAGAAATGGCATTTGGTTTTTGATATTTGTCCTGGTCGGGGTTGGCTCCGGGACTAATGAAAGTATTAGTTCTGAGTCCAACGTCtagggccggggaggggagagggaggggccTTTGGTCcctgttggagccaccaaccgggactaaaggtccaTCATTAGTTATGGTTGGTACCGGAACTAAGGTTTGGTCCTGGTTGGAGTCACCAACCGAGACTAAATTCTCCAGGGTGTTtaa is part of the Panicum hallii strain FIL2 chromosome 2, PHallii_v3.1, whole genome shotgun sequence genome and encodes:
- the LOC112880990 gene encoding pollen-specific leucine-rich repeat extensin-like protein 4: MDQPAWPSATPPSHASPSKEYNVPQPVTQQPSSSFHSTPPSKAYDPLPQSVQMIPSHVPLTKEHEPVMSQTPPQADRSASQARNTYQTPSITNQQMKSPKVPSKRHETIVPTLVPMHAPTPAPSKVHNPLQQSEQAVLHTDVFDEPSLSDLTSQPPAQAVYPARQPSKTYKNLPSMNQQSMLPHVASKRNETPILAVAPTLAHPPVPSKVHDPLAQSKKTVLSCLPSNKAHDEPPPAQVSSQPPSQVAWHAHQPSKTCQKLPSMDQELVPPHAPSKRYEPPVQAVAQTKSLKDANFSMEYYSEAQRQEYFLMDGCQQYY